The following proteins are encoded in a genomic region of Streptococcus equi subsp. equi:
- a CDS encoding membrane protein, whose amino-acid sequence MNWSTIWELVKINILYSNPQSLTALKKKQEKAPKENFKAYKSMIRQQALMIALFLVIYIFMFMGVDFSQYPGLLSLYIAIFFVMATVNAFTAMYAVFYESNDVKLYVHLPIRSEELFIAKLISSLGMGSIFLMPLLSLFVIAYWQIIGNALAIVLAFILFVVLFVSSIVFALYLNAWIGRIILRSSKRRLISAVLMFASTFGALGLIVFLNMTNNQRMMADQAFSDRPLIPYFRGSYDVVVAPFSSQALLNFWLPLLLVMLMLYGLVRRIMPAYYRETLYVGGKAKNAAVARKAAASDRQQSLQRLLTKHHLATLQNATLLTQTYLMPLIYVMIFITPSVTSGAQFSSYITDEYFGIALLVGVLLGSICTVPTSFVGVGISLEKDNFTFIKTLPISLKGFLLNKFRLLIGLQILAPLVVYALIGLFVLGFHPVIVLSFSLGFVLMGIIQGQLMFRRDYRMLDLKWQDVTQLFTRGNSQWFMLGLMFGDLIVGGFLIVLAIMCATISQQPLLVSIAVSLILLSCLLFAQLWIQRSFWKNLNKM is encoded by the coding sequence ATGAATTGGTCAACTATTTGGGAATTAGTCAAGATTAATATCCTTTATTCCAATCCTCAGTCCCTGACAGCTTTAAAGAAAAAGCAAGAAAAGGCTCCCAAAGAGAACTTCAAGGCCTACAAGAGTATGATCAGACAGCAAGCCTTGATGATTGCTCTGTTTTTAGTCATTTACATCTTTATGTTTATGGGTGTTGATTTTAGCCAATATCCGGGACTGTTGTCACTTTATATTGCTATTTTCTTTGTTATGGCAACTGTTAATGCCTTTACGGCAATGTATGCGGTCTTTTATGAGAGTAATGACGTTAAGCTCTATGTTCATCTGCCGATAAGATCTGAGGAGCTTTTCATTGCTAAGCTGATTTCCTCATTAGGTATGGGATCCATATTTTTAATGCCGCTGCTAAGCCTTTTCGTGATTGCCTACTGGCAGATCATTGGAAATGCTTTGGCGATTGTGCTAGCGTTTATCCTGTTTGTGGTGCTATTTGTCAGCTCGATTGTTTTTGCTCTGTATCTCAATGCTTGGATTGGCAGGATTATTCTGAGGAGTAGTAAGCGCAGGCTGATTTCAGCGGTTTTGATGTTTGCTTCTACCTTTGGTGCTCTAGGCTTGATTGTATTTCTCAATATGACTAACAATCAGCGAATGATGGCTGATCAAGCCTTTTCAGATCGCCCTTTGATTCCTTATTTTAGGGGCAGCTATGATGTTGTTGTGGCACCGTTTTCCAGTCAGGCTCTGCTTAATTTTTGGCTTCCCTTGCTTTTGGTCATGCTGATGCTGTATGGTCTTGTTAGACGGATCATGCCGGCTTATTACAGAGAGACCCTCTATGTTGGTGGAAAAGCTAAAAATGCAGCAGTGGCGCGCAAGGCGGCTGCATCTGATCGTCAGCAAAGTCTACAGCGATTGTTGACAAAGCACCATCTTGCAACGCTGCAAAATGCGACACTATTGACACAGACTTATCTGATGCCTTTGATTTATGTGATGATCTTTATCACTCCTAGTGTGACAAGTGGTGCACAATTTTCAAGCTACATTACCGATGAGTACTTTGGTATTGCGCTTTTGGTGGGGGTGCTCTTGGGAAGTATATGTACTGTGCCGACCAGCTTTGTTGGTGTTGGGATCTCTCTTGAAAAGGACAATTTCACCTTTATTAAGACCCTACCCATTAGCTTAAAGGGCTTTTTGCTTAACAAATTTCGCTTGCTGATAGGGCTGCAAATCCTTGCTCCCTTGGTGGTTTATGCTCTTATTGGATTGTTTGTATTAGGCTTTCACCCCGTTATTGTCCTATCCTTTTCATTAGGCTTTGTCTTGATGGGAATCATACAAGGGCAATTGATGTTTAGGCGTGATTACCGCATGCTGGATCTGAAATGGCAGGACGTCACCCAGCTTTTCACCAGAGGAAATAGCCAATGGTTTATGCTTGGGCTGATGTTTGGCGACTTAATTGTTGGTGGCTTTTTGATTGTTTTAGCGATTATGTGTGCTACCATTAGTCAGCAGCCTCTTCTTGTGAGCATTGCTGTGAGCCTTATTCTTCTTAGCTGTTTGCTCTTTGCCCAGCTCTGGATTCAAAGAAGCTTTTGGAAAAATCTGAATAAGATGTAA
- a CDS encoding transposase produces the protein MLEILDLSRSTYYYQVKQLAQEDKDMDLKELIQGIYDEHHGNYGYRRIHLELRNRGFIVNHKKVQRLMTVMGLKARIRRKRKYSSYKGEVGKKADNLIKRQFEGSKPYEKCYTDVTEFTLPEGKLYLSPVLDGYNSEIIDFTLSRSPDLKQVQTMLEKAFPADSYNGTILHSDQGWQYQHQSYHHFLETKGIRPSMSRKGNSPDNGMMESFFGILKSEMFYGLETTYQSLNELEQAITDYIFYYNNKRIKAKLKGLSPVQYRTKSFH, from the coding sequence TTGCTTGAAATCCTTGATTTATCGCGGTCAACCTATTATTATCAAGTCAAGCAACTAGCTCAAGAAGATAAGGACATGGACTTAAAGGAGCTCATTCAAGGCATCTATGATGAACATCATGGCAATTATGGCTATCGTCGCATTCATCTGGAACTAAGAAATCGTGGTTTTATCGTCAATCACAAAAAAGTACAACGTTTGATGACTGTCATGGGCTTAAAAGCTCGTATCCGTCGTAAGCGCAAGTATTCTTCTTACAAAGGTGAGGTTGGCAAAAAGGCTGATAATCTGATTAAACGTCAGTTTGAAGGTTCTAAGCCCTACGAGAAGTGCTATACCGATGTGACGGAATTTACCTTACCTGAGGGGAAACTCTATCTATCGCCTGTTCTTGACGGCTATAACAGTGAGATTATTGATTTCACCCTGTCTCGATCGCCTGACTTGAAGCAAGTACAAACCATGCTTGAGAAGGCTTTTCCAGCGGATTCGTACAATGGAACGATTCTCCACAGCGATCAAGGCTGGCAATATCAACATCAGTCTTATCATCACTTTTTGGAGACTAAAGGCATTCGTCCATCCATGTCTCGCAAGGGAAATAGTCCAGATAATGGGATGATGGAGTCCTTCTTTGGTATTCTCAAATCTGAGATGTTTTACGGCCTTGAGACAACTTATCAATCCCTTAATGAGCTTGAACAAGCTATTACAGATTACATTTTTTACTACAACAACAAACGCATTAAAGCAAAGCTAAAAGGACTTAGCCCTGTGCAATACAGAACTAAATCCTTTCACTAA
- the ecsA_2 gene encoding ABC transporter ATP-binding protein: MIEFRHVSKLYGDKEALSDVSLTIKDGEIFGLIGHNGAGKTTTISILTSIIEASYREVLVNGQLLSEHRNTIKRQIGYVPDSPDIFLNLTAYEYWQFLAKIYGVSEADTKARIEELTQLFELTQEMHNTIDNFSHGMRQKVIVIGALISNPSIWILDEPLTGLDPQASFDLKEMMKEHAASGNTVLFSTHVLSVAEQLCDRIGILKKGKLIFVGTVEQLKADYPDKDLETIYLELAGRQAQEA, from the coding sequence ATGATAGAATTTAGACATGTTTCAAAGCTATACGGTGACAAGGAGGCCTTGAGTGATGTAAGCCTCACGATTAAGGACGGTGAAATCTTTGGTCTCATTGGTCACAATGGGGCTGGCAAGACGACAACAATCAGTATCCTGACCTCTATTATCGAAGCAAGCTATAGAGAGGTCTTGGTCAATGGTCAGCTGCTGAGTGAGCATCGTAACACCATTAAAAGGCAAATCGGCTATGTGCCTGATTCACCGGATATTTTCTTAAACCTGACAGCCTATGAATATTGGCAGTTTCTTGCTAAGATTTATGGCGTCAGTGAGGCGGATACCAAAGCTCGGATTGAGGAGCTGACGCAGTTATTTGAGCTGACGCAGGAGATGCACAACACGATTGATAACTTTTCACATGGTATGCGTCAAAAGGTCATTGTGATTGGTGCTTTGATCTCCAACCCTAGTATCTGGATCCTTGATGAGCCCTTGACTGGACTGGATCCTCAGGCTTCATTTGATCTAAAGGAAATGATGAAAGAGCATGCTGCTTCTGGTAATACGGTTCTTTTTTCAACGCATGTCTTGTCGGTTGCTGAGCAGCTGTGTGACCGGATTGGGATTTTGAAAAAGGGGAAATTGATTTTTGTTGGGACAGTTGAGCAGCTAAAGGCTGATTATCCTGATAAGGATCTGGAGACTATTTACCTTGAATTGGCAGGACGTCAAGCACAGGAGGCATAG